The genomic segment CGGCCGTGTGCACGGCAGACGTGCAAGGCGGTGCCCTGCCGCTGATGCCGAAAGAACTTCGGGGCGTGTGGGTGGACGGGTTGGATGGCCGCCGCTATGCGCTGGTGGCAAATTTCGGCGCGGACGAACAAACGGTTGAGGTGTGGGGCGAAACGTTTTCGTTGGCCGCTGGCGCGGCGACCGTACGATCCGGTTGTTCGGCGGGAAAGACGGTGGGAGAGAGTGAAGATTGACGCAAGAGACAAAGCGACGTTGAGGCGATTGGCTGGACGATACAGCGAAGTCGCACATATGGATGTTCAGAAGGAGCGCCTGGAACGGTACTGCCGGACGAATGCGATGGAGAGCGTCCGCCCTGTGGTTCTGATTGACGAGGTGCCGTGGGGCGAGATCAGGGACGAAGCCCTGACGAACGCCTGCGCGCCCGACCTCGGATGGATCGAGGCGCCCCTGCGACGCGCCCTGTACCAGTGGGAGCATTTCCAGGTGGACCAGGTGGTTCCTCCCGTATTTCAAGTCAACAAGCGGGTGCGCTGGCTGAGCGGCATCGGCATCGAGATCAAGGAGCAGCAGATCAAGGGCGATACGGGCGCGTACATCGCTTCGCATGCCTACACCGATCAACTCTGTACCGAGGACGACTTGGCAAAACTGCACCCGCCGGAGGTCGTCTATGACCAAGCCGCGACCGAGGCGGCGATTGCGGTTGCGAAAGAGGTGTTTGCCGGCCTCATGGATGTTGAGCTAATAGGGTGTGGCGGGCTGAATTTCAACATCTGGGATGACGTGGCGATGTATCGGGGCGTAGAGAACTTGCTCATGGACCTGTCCGAGCGCCCCGACTTCATGCACAAGCTCGCCCGGCGCTTCATGGAGATCGGACAAGCGCAATTCAAACAACTGGAAGAGCATGGCCTGCTGGACCCGCGCCCGGTCCTCCTGCATTGCACCGCCGCGTGTTCCCGCGAACTCCCGGCTGCGGATTGCAAGGGGCGCTACCGGGCCAAGGATGTCTGGGGACGTTGCGCCGCCCAGATCTTCGGTTCGGTGTCCCCTGCCATGCACGACGAATTCGACCTGGCCTACAATCAGCAGTTGTTCAAGGACTGCGGCCTCCTTTACTACGGCTGCTGCGAGCCGATGGACCGCAAGATCGATATACTCCGCAAGCGGTTCAAGAACCTGCGCAAGATATCCATCACACCCTGGGCCGATCCCCAACGCGCGGCGGAGAACATCGGCTGCGACTATGTCATGGCGGCAAAACCAAATCCGGCTTTCGTCGCGTCGCCCCGGTTCGATCCCGCGCCCGTGGAAGCGGAGATCGCGCGGTATTGCATAGCCTGTCGAGAGCATGGCACCACCCTGGAGTTCATTCTCAAGGACATCAGCACAATCGCCAATAATCCGGAAAACCTGACTCACTGGGCCGCAACGGTAAGCGCCACCATTGACCAGTACTATTCGTGATGCAGCGGCTCGGGGAATGGGGAAAGCCGAACAACAGGGGGGGTATTCGCCGCCCGCTGCGCGGTCGGCGCAACCCACACCCTGAGCGATCTCAGCCGTTGGAAAGGAACTTGGTATGAAACGATTAGCAGCCTTCATGTGTCTGATCGCGGCGTTGGCACTGGCTGATGACAGGCTACAACCACGCGACCTGACGCCCGTGACCTGGTTGGAAGCACCGCAGCATGCGCCCGTCGAAATTGTGCGAGAGGGCAAGCCCGTGGCCGTCGTCTACGTGGCCAATCCCGAAGGGCGAAGCGATTGGCAGCCGAAACGGAAGCATGAGTCGCCTTCGACACTCAAGCGGCTGGTGGATGAGATGTCGGAAGTGGTCCGACTGAGTACCGGCGCGACGCTGGTTTTTGTAACCAATCCCCCGGCGGCGACCGAATGCGCCATTGTGATCGGCGACTGCGAGGAGACGCGACGGGCCGGGATTGACGCTTCGGCGTTACCACCCGAGGGGTTTGTCGTCCTGACGGCGTCCAATCGCGTGTATCTGGTTGGCACCGGAACGAACGGCACCCACGACGCGACCGCCTGGGCCGTCGCGGACTTCCTCGAGCGCTTCGCCGGTGTGCGCTGGTATTGGCCTGTGGAAGTTGGCGGACGCTGCGTCGTGCAGAACACCTCGCTGGCTGTCCCTCCGGTGCATTACCGCGATCAGCCGGTCTTCCGCCTGCGGGAGTATCATCCGCGGGAAGGCTGGAAACTTCCGACTCCGTCACGCTCCTTCGACAGCAAACCGCTGCCATTCCCGCCCCACGCGATTCCCGACGGCGTGCAAGAGGTTCGCATGATGCCCTATCTGGCGCTGGTGCGCGCGGGATGCAGTTGGCCGTATAAGATCCAATGCCACGAGCCGCAAAATCTCGCCAAGCTTCCCCGTGAATTTCTCGAAGCCAATCCGGATATGTTCGCGCTCAGGAAAGATGGCACCCGGAACGTCAACCTGTTCTGCTACAGCTCGCCGAAGGCGCTGGACTACCTCCTGGCGGGTTGTGAGCGGGCTTGGGACAAGAACGGCAACTGTACGTGGGTGACACCCACCTGCGTCACCGTGTCCCCGGGCGATACCATATGGGAGTGCTTCTGTTCCGATTGCATGGACACCCAGATCAGGGCCGGCGGCACGTCCATCGACGGCTTCTCGTTGATTATGGGGCTGTTCGTCAAGCGGATGTGCGAGGCTGTGAAAGACCGCTGGCCCGACAAGAAGGTAATCTACATGCCCTATTGGAACTACCAGGAATGCCCCCCGTCGGTGGATTATCCCGACAATCTGGTGGTGATGGCAGCCATGACCACGTTTCCGATGCCCTTGAATGCCCAACCCGAGAACTTTCAAGATGCGATCGCCCGCCTGCGCGCGTGGCAGTCCAAGGCCTGCGTCCCCGTCACCGTCTGGGATTACTGCGTCGCCTGGACCCACGGTCCATACCAGTATCCGCACGTCGTGCGCGATTTCCAAAAGAGCATTCAGGGCCTGAGCGCCGGAACCTTCGTGAACGGCTGGACCATGAGCGATTGGACCACCACGGCGCCCACGCTCTATGTGTGGATGAAAGCGTTGTGGAATCCCGATCTGGACGTGGACGCTGTGCTCGACGAAATGTGCCGGCGTCTCTACGGCAAGGCGGGCGCCACCGCGCGCGACATGATGAGGCTGGAGTGCGCGCTCTGGGAAGAAGGAGACTGGAGAAAACAACGCGTGATGCTTCCGGGTGAGTGGTACCTGCCGAAATCGTTAGTCCCGCGAGTCTGGCCCCCAGAAATCGTGGAACGGCTGAAGACGCTTCGCGATCAGGCGCTGGTCGAATTGGCCGATGATCCCGTTGCGCGGCAACGATTCCTCTACCGGACCTGGACGTTCGATGCATTTCTGGAGGAAGCAGGGAGGAGCGAACCATGAAACAGAGCATGTCAGCATCGTGTT from the Lentisphaerota bacterium genome contains:
- a CDS encoding tyrosine-protein phosphatase → MDVQKERLERYCRTNAMESVRPVVLIDEVPWGEIRDEALTNACAPDLGWIEAPLRRALYQWEHFQVDQVVPPVFQVNKRVRWLSGIGIEIKEQQIKGDTGAYIASHAYTDQLCTEDDLAKLHPPEVVYDQAATEAAIAVAKEVFAGLMDVELIGCGGLNFNIWDDVAMYRGVENLLMDLSERPDFMHKLARRFMEIGQAQFKQLEEHGLLDPRPVLLHCTAACSRELPAADCKGRYRAKDVWGRCAAQIFGSVSPAMHDEFDLAYNQQLFKDCGLLYYGCCEPMDRKIDILRKRFKNLRKISITPWADPQRAAENIGCDYVMAAKPNPAFVASPRFDPAPVEAEIARYCIACREHGTTLEFILKDISTIANNPENLTHWAATVSATIDQYYS
- a CDS encoding DUF4838 domain-containing protein: MKRLAAFMCLIAALALADDRLQPRDLTPVTWLEAPQHAPVEIVREGKPVAVVYVANPEGRSDWQPKRKHESPSTLKRLVDEMSEVVRLSTGATLVFVTNPPAATECAIVIGDCEETRRAGIDASALPPEGFVVLTASNRVYLVGTGTNGTHDATAWAVADFLERFAGVRWYWPVEVGGRCVVQNTSLAVPPVHYRDQPVFRLREYHPREGWKLPTPSRSFDSKPLPFPPHAIPDGVQEVRMMPYLALVRAGCSWPYKIQCHEPQNLAKLPREFLEANPDMFALRKDGTRNVNLFCYSSPKALDYLLAGCERAWDKNGNCTWVTPTCVTVSPGDTIWECFCSDCMDTQIRAGGTSIDGFSLIMGLFVKRMCEAVKDRWPDKKVIYMPYWNYQECPPSVDYPDNLVVMAAMTTFPMPLNAQPENFQDAIARLRAWQSKACVPVTVWDYCVAWTHGPYQYPHVVRDFQKSIQGLSAGTFVNGWTMSDWTTTAPTLYVWMKALWNPDLDVDAVLDEMCRRLYGKAGATARDMMRLECALWEEGDWRKQRVMLPGEWYLPKSLVPRVWPPEIVERLKTLRDQALVELADDPVARQRFLYRTWTFDAFLEEAGRSEP